One segment of Leptospirillum ferrooxidans C2-3 DNA contains the following:
- the fabD gene encoding ACP S-malonyltransferase, with product MKAWIFPGQGSQYVNMAASFDRPAERDLIRRSGELLNVDMEAILSGKDNLLDQTQWTQPALLLLSTLYSGRVSETLKVFPDLVLGHSLGEYSALVLAGALSFEETLIAVHKRGSFMQEAVPQGEGLMAAVLGMERSALVDILEEIRKASSPSAGFIGAANFNSPGQIVIAGTRSLVEDSFETLRKAGARKIVPLSVSVPSHTPLMDGAAKKMEEVLDRMTWKAPRCPVISNQTATASSDPSELKIRLVEQIRKPVLWEDCVREAIRLGATSFLEVGPGSVLTGLGKKIAKEAEWLSSDRPGSL from the coding sequence GTGAAAGCATGGATATTCCCGGGACAGGGTTCCCAGTACGTCAACATGGCGGCCTCTTTTGACCGGCCTGCCGAACGGGATCTGATCCGTCGGTCAGGGGAGTTGCTGAATGTTGACATGGAGGCGATTCTCTCCGGAAAGGACAACCTTCTTGATCAGACCCAATGGACCCAACCGGCACTTCTGCTCCTCTCAACACTGTATTCCGGCCGGGTGAGCGAGACACTGAAGGTCTTTCCGGATCTTGTCCTTGGACATTCTTTGGGGGAATATTCTGCTTTGGTTCTGGCCGGGGCGTTGTCCTTTGAGGAGACACTCATTGCCGTTCACAAGCGTGGTTCTTTTATGCAGGAGGCCGTTCCACAAGGTGAAGGTCTGATGGCGGCGGTTCTTGGAATGGAACGATCCGCACTCGTGGATATTCTGGAGGAGATCCGAAAGGCCTCTTCTCCTTCGGCCGGCTTTATCGGAGCGGCCAACTTCAACAGTCCTGGCCAGATTGTGATTGCCGGAACCCGGTCTCTGGTCGAAGACTCCTTTGAGACATTAAGAAAGGCAGGCGCCAGAAAAATCGTTCCCTTGTCGGTTTCGGTCCCTTCCCATACTCCGCTTATGGATGGTGCAGCCAAAAAAATGGAAGAGGTTTTGGACCGGATGACATGGAAGGCTCCCCGATGTCCCGTGATTTCAAACCAGACGGCAACGGCCTCTTCTGATCCGTCCGAGCTGAAGATCCGCCTGGTCGAACAGATTCGAAAACCGGTACTTTGGGAGGACTGCGTCAGGGAGGCCATAAGACTTGGTGCGACATCCTTCCTTGAGGTTGGCCCTGGATCCGTTTTAACAGGACTTGGAAAAAAGATCGCGAAAGAGGCCGAGTGGCTTTCGTCAGATCGACCGGGGTCCTTATGA
- a CDS encoding beta-ketoacyl-ACP synthase III, protein MDPLVSIVSGTGSYAPDRIMTNFDLESIVETSDSWIRERTGIGERRIAAPGQATSDLAVLAGKKALEMAGISGADLDGIIVATTTPDMPFPSTACLVQRDLGAGKAFAFDLNAVCSGFVYALKVADSMIKSGSAQKILVIGAEVMSRYLDWEDRTTCVLFGDGAGALVLSASSDPRSRGVGKMALHADGAGWEMIYVPGGGSRLPASSEVVAQNLTKIRMKGAETFKMAVRTIESSIREVLALEGLTPSDIDWVIPHQANGRILGAVGQRLGISEDRFCLNIERYGNTSAASIPVALDEAVRSGRIAKGDRVVVTAFGAGVTWGSGLLTWEMDRFSPEDSK, encoded by the coding sequence ATGGATCCTCTGGTATCGATTGTTTCAGGAACAGGATCCTATGCTCCTGACCGGATCATGACGAATTTTGATCTTGAGTCGATTGTCGAGACATCCGATTCCTGGATCAGGGAGCGAACCGGCATCGGTGAAAGGCGAATTGCGGCACCTGGCCAGGCTACATCTGATCTGGCGGTTCTTGCCGGAAAAAAGGCTTTGGAAATGGCGGGAATTTCCGGGGCGGATCTTGACGGAATCATTGTTGCGACGACGACTCCGGACATGCCCTTTCCTTCCACCGCATGTCTTGTCCAGAGGGATCTCGGCGCGGGGAAGGCCTTTGCTTTCGACCTGAATGCCGTGTGTTCCGGTTTTGTCTATGCCCTTAAAGTTGCCGACTCAATGATCAAAAGCGGTTCTGCCCAAAAAATCCTTGTGATTGGTGCAGAGGTGATGTCCCGATATCTGGACTGGGAGGACCGGACAACGTGTGTGCTTTTTGGTGATGGGGCCGGAGCATTGGTGTTGTCCGCATCATCAGATCCCCGATCCCGTGGAGTGGGCAAAATGGCTCTTCACGCCGACGGGGCAGGATGGGAGATGATCTATGTTCCAGGTGGTGGATCCCGATTGCCAGCTTCCAGCGAGGTGGTCGCCCAGAATCTGACCAAGATACGGATGAAAGGGGCTGAAACCTTCAAGATGGCGGTTCGGACGATCGAATCTTCCATCAGGGAGGTGCTGGCACTGGAAGGACTCACTCCTTCGGATATTGACTGGGTGATCCCCCATCAGGCAAACGGAAGGATTCTGGGTGCAGTGGGTCAACGTCTTGGAATTTCGGAAGACCGTTTCTGCCTGAATATCGAACGTTATGGAAATACTTCAGCCGCCTCTATTCCGGTTGCCCTTGATGAAGCCGTCAGAAGCGGACGGATTGCAAAAGGAGATCGGGTTGTGGTAACGGCATTCGGTGCGGGTGTGACATGGGGATCCGGGTTGTTGACATGGGAGATGGATCGTTTTTCTCCGGAGGACAGCAAGTGA
- the plsX gene encoding phosphate acyltransferase PlsX — protein MKIAIDAMGGDLGPPPLVSGAAMAYRSLGVLPVLVGNRPDLEKTIATLGLKDIPFTIADASDTILMSDGATDVRRRKESSIWVATSLLKDGAVEAVISAGHSGASMATALFVLGRIKGIDRPAIATILPHRKGAFVLLDAGANVDCKPHHLLQFARMGHEYARMALNIDKPRVALLSNGEEDGKGNELVRETAELMRTTGFPFAGNIEGRELFEGGADVVVTDGFVGNVVLKTAEGLADSLMTMVREAVLSSPLARVGGLLIRPALSRMKKRIDYAEYGGAPLLGVNGPFFICHGKSSDLAIFNAFRVAKSVASGDLVSRLSKIQESL, from the coding sequence ATGAAGATTGCCATTGATGCGATGGGAGGGGATCTTGGCCCTCCGCCCCTGGTTTCGGGAGCCGCAATGGCATACCGGAGTTTAGGGGTTTTGCCTGTTTTGGTCGGCAATCGTCCGGACCTTGAGAAGACTATCGCTACTCTGGGATTGAAAGATATTCCCTTTACCATTGCTGACGCCTCCGATACGATCCTGATGTCTGATGGTGCCACAGATGTTCGAAGGCGAAAGGAATCTTCCATCTGGGTTGCGACTTCGCTTTTGAAGGACGGAGCTGTGGAGGCGGTCATTTCTGCAGGCCATTCCGGAGCATCGATGGCGACGGCGCTTTTTGTTCTGGGAAGAATCAAGGGCATAGACCGTCCTGCCATTGCAACGATCCTTCCTCACCGCAAGGGAGCATTTGTTCTCCTTGATGCGGGTGCCAATGTTGACTGCAAGCCCCATCACCTTCTTCAGTTCGCAAGAATGGGCCATGAGTACGCCCGGATGGCCCTCAACATTGACAAGCCGAGGGTTGCCCTTTTGTCAAACGGAGAAGAGGATGGCAAGGGAAATGAGCTTGTGCGGGAAACCGCCGAGCTGATGCGGACAACAGGCTTTCCGTTTGCGGGAAATATCGAGGGGCGGGAACTCTTTGAAGGTGGGGCGGATGTGGTTGTGACCGACGGATTTGTCGGGAATGTTGTCCTCAAGACCGCGGAAGGACTGGCGGATAGTCTGATGACCATGGTTCGTGAGGCGGTCCTCTCCTCTCCCCTGGCACGTGTCGGAGGACTTCTGATTCGCCCGGCCCTTTCCCGTATGAAGAAGAGAATTGACTATGCAGAATACGGCGGTGCTCCTCTACTCGGTGTGAACGGTCCCTTTTTCATCTGTCACGGAAAGTCTTCGGATCTGGCGATCTTTAACGCATTTCGGGTTGCGAAATCGGTGGCTTCGGGGGATCTTGTCTCCCGCCTTTCGAAAATTCAGGAAAGTCTGTGA
- the rpmF gene encoding 50S ribosomal protein L32 has product MAHPKTKISRTRRDKRRTHKKLTIGAHVLCPSCGMTKRPHYVCLACGTYKNRAVIRVKNG; this is encoded by the coding sequence ATGGCACATCCAAAAACCAAAATCTCGAGAACCCGCAGGGACAAGAGAAGAACACATAAAAAACTGACCATCGGAGCCCATGTGCTCTGTCCGTCCTGTGGTATGACAAAACGCCCCCACTATGTTTGTCTCGCCTGCGGGACTTACAAGAACAGGGCTGTTATCCGGGTCAAGAACGGCTAA
- a CDS encoding YceD family protein: protein MSDRPIESDVPLYRAHLDQIPDERKGGELTLSGEILASKLWGEEFSGSEVFFSAGLFRQGTDVLVRSEIRYKVNIECVRCLAIFPVSGELTERSLFIHRKKGGPTYPENEQYENDGWIDLFPWIRELILVSLPEYPLCREDCLGLCEVCRKSLNDGGCICPS, encoded by the coding sequence ATGTCTGATCGGCCGATAGAATCCGATGTTCCTCTTTACCGGGCACATCTTGACCAAATTCCTGATGAGCGTAAAGGTGGAGAGCTAACCCTATCGGGTGAAATCCTTGCGTCGAAGCTCTGGGGCGAAGAGTTTTCCGGATCCGAAGTGTTTTTCTCCGCAGGCCTTTTTAGACAAGGAACGGATGTTCTAGTCAGGTCGGAGATTCGCTACAAGGTCAACATTGAGTGTGTCCGTTGCCTTGCGATCTTTCCCGTGTCGGGAGAATTGACCGAGCGGAGCCTTTTTATCCATAGAAAAAAAGGTGGTCCAACCTATCCGGAAAACGAGCAGTATGAGAATGATGGGTGGATCGATCTTTTTCCATGGATTCGTGAGTTGATCCTGGTCAGTCTGCCGGAATACCCGCTATGCAGAGAAGATTGCCTCGGATTGTGTGAGGTCTGCCGAAAAAGTCTGAACGACGGAGGTTGTATCTGTCCCTCATAG
- the proS gene encoding proline--tRNA ligase has translation MRSLSDPFLTLHEDPSDAEVASHKLMLRAGFIHKLAGGIYTYLPSAVRVLRKIESIVRKEMNRAGGLEILMPSLQPADLWESTGRWEKYGKELFRLSDRHERSFALGPTHEEVVTSLIGGLVGSYRQLPVLVYQIQTKFRDEIRPRFGLLRGREFIMKDAYSFSTSEEDAKAIYQKMQEAYKEIFRKLGLRARMVEADSGLIGGNLSHEFMIMAPSGEDTVISCSSCDWAANIEKAEGITTCPVCQADVSRVTAIEVGHVFYLGHKYSLPMNGLFSDQDGQEKPFVMGCYGIGMSRLLACAIEQSHDEKGIIWPVSMAPFQISVLPLGPVASENPSVISMIEDLESRFPDEVYIDDRDLRAGVKFGDADLKGFPVQVICGEKNLAAGKVEIKVRKTGEREILGFADVPTRISEILKTLAG, from the coding sequence TTGAGATCCCTCTCGGATCCTTTTTTGACGTTGCATGAAGACCCGTCGGATGCAGAGGTCGCAAGTCACAAGCTGATGCTTCGTGCGGGCTTCATTCACAAGCTGGCGGGGGGAATCTATACATACCTGCCTTCGGCTGTGCGAGTCCTTCGAAAGATCGAGTCCATTGTCAGGAAGGAGATGAACCGGGCAGGGGGGCTTGAGATCCTGATGCCATCTCTGCAGCCTGCCGATCTCTGGGAGTCAACAGGTCGTTGGGAAAAGTATGGAAAAGAGCTTTTTCGCCTTTCGGATCGCCATGAACGCTCTTTTGCCCTGGGTCCGACACATGAGGAGGTTGTTACCAGCCTGATTGGAGGGCTAGTTGGCTCCTATCGTCAACTTCCTGTTCTTGTCTATCAGATCCAGACAAAATTCAGGGATGAGATCCGCCCTCGCTTTGGCCTTTTGCGTGGTCGGGAATTTATCATGAAGGATGCCTATTCCTTTTCAACAAGCGAAGAAGATGCGAAGGCCATTTACCAAAAAATGCAGGAGGCCTACAAGGAAATTTTCCGCAAACTTGGTCTTCGTGCCCGAATGGTCGAAGCCGACTCCGGTCTGATAGGAGGCAATCTCTCCCATGAGTTCATGATCATGGCTCCGTCAGGTGAAGATACCGTTATTTCCTGTTCCAGCTGTGACTGGGCCGCCAACATTGAAAAAGCGGAAGGAATCACCACCTGCCCTGTTTGTCAGGCTGATGTTTCCCGGGTAACGGCTATTGAAGTTGGCCACGTCTTCTACCTTGGTCACAAATACAGTTTGCCCATGAACGGCCTTTTTTCGGACCAGGATGGGCAGGAAAAGCCCTTCGTCATGGGATGTTATGGAATCGGAATGTCACGTCTTCTGGCGTGTGCTATCGAGCAATCCCATGATGAAAAAGGAATCATCTGGCCCGTTTCCATGGCCCCTTTTCAGATATCAGTCCTTCCTCTGGGCCCGGTGGCGAGCGAGAATCCGTCGGTGATCTCGATGATCGAAGATCTCGAAAGCCGATTTCCGGACGAGGTCTATATTGATGACAGGGATCTTCGTGCAGGGGTGAAATTTGGTGATGCGGACCTAAAGGGATTTCCGGTGCAGGTGATTTGCGGAGAGAAGAATCTGGCTGCCGGGAAAGTGGAGATCAAGGTGCGCAAAACAGGAGAGCGTGAAATCCTTGGCTTTGCGGATGTCCCTACCCGGATTTCAGAGATTTTGAAAACCCTTGCCGGCTGA
- the ispG gene encoding flavodoxin-dependent (E)-4-hydroxy-3-methylbut-2-enyl-diphosphate synthase — protein MKINRKKTRRINVGSVPIGDGAPVAIQSMTTTDTRDIEATVSQIESLATVGCEIIRLAVVDMEAAEAVGKIRLRSPIPIVADIHFDYHLALKVLDGAIDAVRINPGNIGNQNKVRAIVDRCRDRGIPIRIGVNAGSLENDLLERYGHPTPEAMVESALGHVHLLEKENFHDIKISLKASNVPDTIDAYTLMSERCDYPLHIGVSEAGPLLSGTVKSSVGLGYLLANGIGDTIRVSLAADPAEEVKVAWGILKSLGLRSRGVNIIACPTCGRLEIDVVGIAQRVEERLAHISETMDVSILGCVVNGIGEGKEADLGIAGGQGVGIYFENGEVVKKIKDVEIEEFIIAKVEERVEKMRKEGIDPNANPLKNGLPMHPAMGGAR, from the coding sequence ATGAAAATCAATCGTAAAAAAACACGCAGGATCAATGTTGGTTCCGTTCCGATCGGGGATGGTGCACCGGTCGCAATCCAGTCCATGACAACGACCGATACGAGAGACATCGAGGCCACCGTTTCCCAAATCGAATCCCTGGCCACGGTCGGATGTGAAATTATCCGCCTTGCCGTCGTCGACATGGAGGCTGCCGAGGCGGTCGGCAAGATTCGTCTCAGGTCCCCGATTCCGATCGTTGCCGATATTCATTTTGACTATCACCTTGCGCTCAAGGTTCTCGACGGAGCGATTGATGCCGTCCGGATCAACCCTGGAAACATCGGCAATCAGAACAAGGTCCGTGCCATTGTTGACAGATGCCGTGACCGGGGAATCCCCATCCGAATCGGAGTCAACGCCGGAAGTCTCGAGAATGATCTCCTTGAACGATACGGTCATCCAACACCAGAGGCCATGGTTGAGTCGGCTCTTGGACATGTCCATTTGCTGGAAAAGGAAAACTTTCACGATATCAAGATTTCCCTGAAAGCGTCGAATGTTCCCGATACCATTGATGCGTATACCCTGATGTCAGAGCGCTGTGATTATCCTCTTCATATCGGTGTGTCAGAGGCGGGCCCCCTGCTTTCGGGGACGGTCAAGTCATCTGTCGGACTGGGATACCTTCTTGCGAACGGCATTGGCGATACCATCAGGGTCTCTCTTGCGGCCGATCCTGCTGAAGAGGTCAAAGTCGCCTGGGGGATTCTCAAATCACTTGGTCTCCGTTCCAGAGGAGTCAATATCATTGCCTGTCCAACCTGCGGCCGCCTTGAAATCGATGTAGTCGGGATTGCCCAGCGTGTTGAGGAGAGATTGGCTCATATTTCGGAAACGATGGATGTCTCCATCCTTGGCTGTGTGGTCAACGGTATCGGCGAAGGGAAGGAAGCGGATCTCGGAATCGCCGGTGGGCAGGGAGTGGGCATCTATTTTGAAAATGGAGAGGTCGTCAAGAAAATCAAGGACGTCGAGATCGAGGAGTTTATTATTGCCAAGGTCGAAGAAAGGGTCGAGAAGATGCGGAAAGAGGGTATCGATCCCAATGCGAATCCGCTGAAAAACGGTTTGCCAATGCATCCTGCCATGGGAGGGGCCCGTTGA
- the rseP gene encoding RIP metalloprotease RseP, producing the protein MEALLSFILVVGVLIVIHESGHFLVAKRFGVKIEKFSIGFGPKIFSKTVGETEYRLAWIPLGGYVKMLGETDPESVSPEDQARSFGALPVWKRISIAAAGPVANFILAFFLFTVVFWAGIPALLPVVGKVMAGSPAAKVGLLPGDRILSVDGHSLSTWDDLRGLVENRIGKPITLVVGRNGKDLSISLSPESMMGQNIYGQRVPQGKIGVAPGGETTTLRYGLFAGLGRGFLKTVHVTKITVISLGKIVTGEISSKNLGGPILIAQMSARAAQSGIVNLLVFMGFISVTLGVMNLVPVPVLDGGHILFLAAEGLLRRPLSVRVREISMQVGFVLLLSIMVFAFYNDLMRVFGSH; encoded by the coding sequence ATGGAAGCTCTCCTGTCTTTTATCCTGGTCGTGGGTGTCCTGATCGTCATCCACGAGTCGGGGCACTTTCTGGTGGCCAAGCGTTTTGGAGTCAAGATTGAAAAGTTCTCCATCGGTTTTGGCCCAAAGATTTTTTCCAAAACCGTTGGAGAAACTGAATACAGGCTTGCATGGATTCCACTCGGCGGATACGTAAAGATGCTCGGGGAAACGGATCCCGAGTCCGTAAGCCCGGAAGACCAGGCCCGATCGTTTGGAGCTCTTCCGGTCTGGAAACGGATCTCGATCGCCGCGGCCGGCCCGGTTGCCAACTTCATTCTCGCTTTTTTTCTGTTCACCGTGGTGTTCTGGGCGGGAATTCCTGCCCTTTTGCCGGTTGTGGGGAAGGTCATGGCCGGTTCACCGGCAGCAAAGGTCGGACTCCTTCCCGGAGACCGGATCCTGTCAGTAGATGGCCATTCGCTCTCCACATGGGACGACCTTCGAGGACTTGTGGAAAACCGTATCGGAAAGCCCATCACTCTCGTTGTCGGGAGAAATGGGAAGGACCTTTCCATTTCTCTGTCTCCTGAAAGCATGATGGGTCAGAACATATACGGGCAACGCGTTCCTCAGGGAAAGATCGGTGTGGCTCCGGGGGGTGAGACAACAACTTTGCGATATGGTTTGTTCGCCGGGTTGGGGCGAGGTTTTCTCAAGACCGTCCATGTCACCAAGATCACCGTTATTTCACTCGGGAAGATTGTAACAGGGGAGATTTCTTCAAAAAATCTGGGGGGGCCGATCCTGATCGCCCAGATGTCTGCCAGAGCGGCCCAGTCCGGCATTGTGAACCTTCTGGTTTTTATGGGGTTCATCAGTGTAACTCTTGGTGTGATGAACCTGGTTCCTGTTCCCGTTCTTGATGGCGGGCATATCCTTTTTCTGGCTGCGGAGGGACTTCTCCGGAGGCCCCTGTCAGTCAGGGTTAGGGAGATATCGATGCAGGTGGGTTTTGTTCTTTTGCTTTCGATCATGGTTTTTGCTTTTTACAATGACTTGATGAGGGTTTTTGGTTCCCATTGA
- the dxr gene encoding 1-deoxy-D-xylulose-5-phosphate reductoisomerase, whose protein sequence is MSRTSLSVLGSTGSIGRSALDIVLKHPDRFKVLGMAAGKNLEVTLEQARLFEPEILSVAEEVYSSCKESLFGSGIKVLSGEEGAVAVAAYPGAEVLLSAIVGDAGLPPTWEGILPGRTIALANKETLVAGGSAVMGRIREKGARLVPVDSEHSAIYQAMKGHDWKSVRRVILTASGGPMFGKTKEEMAHVTVEEALNHPTWRMGPKITIDSATLMNKGLEVIEARWLFDLPSEKIEVVVHRQSIIHSLVELVDGSVLAQMGVPDMRGPISYAISGDERLVLDVKSLDLVLLGQMTFHHPDHEAFPSIRHAYRALERGGQSCLWLNAANEVAVAHFLEGKIPFSLIARIQGEVLEQAPVFEARTLDEIRKSGKAARNKAQELAEKYAGTEEIPGNPNHNGQMAAPVPGGARRN, encoded by the coding sequence ATGAGTAGAACCAGCCTGTCCGTTCTGGGCTCAACCGGCTCGATCGGCCGTTCGGCTCTTGATATCGTATTGAAGCATCCGGATCGTTTTAAGGTCCTTGGAATGGCTGCCGGAAAGAATCTTGAAGTGACTCTTGAGCAGGCCCGTCTCTTTGAACCCGAGATTCTCTCTGTGGCCGAAGAGGTGTATTCCTCCTGCAAGGAGTCTCTTTTTGGTTCAGGAATCAAGGTTTTGTCCGGTGAGGAGGGAGCCGTTGCTGTTGCAGCCTATCCTGGTGCCGAAGTTCTCCTGTCGGCAATCGTTGGTGACGCGGGTCTCCCCCCCACATGGGAGGGGATTCTCCCCGGAAGGACCATTGCCCTGGCCAACAAGGAAACCCTTGTTGCCGGCGGAAGTGCCGTTATGGGGCGTATTCGGGAGAAAGGAGCCAGACTGGTTCCTGTCGATTCGGAACACAGTGCGATCTACCAGGCAATGAAGGGGCATGACTGGAAAAGTGTCAGACGGGTTATTCTCACCGCTTCCGGTGGACCAATGTTCGGGAAAACAAAAGAAGAAATGGCCCATGTGACTGTCGAGGAGGCGCTGAACCATCCGACATGGAGGATGGGACCCAAAATCACCATCGATTCGGCGACCCTGATGAACAAGGGGCTAGAGGTGATTGAAGCGCGCTGGCTTTTCGATCTTCCCTCCGAGAAGATAGAGGTTGTTGTCCACAGGCAAAGCATCATCCATTCGCTTGTCGAGCTGGTGGATGGTTCGGTCCTTGCCCAGATGGGTGTTCCCGACATGAGGGGACCGATAAGCTATGCGATATCCGGGGATGAGCGGCTGGTTCTTGATGTCAAGAGTCTTGACCTGGTCTTGTTGGGGCAGATGACTTTCCATCACCCTGACCATGAGGCTTTTCCCTCGATTCGGCACGCATACAGGGCCCTTGAGCGTGGAGGACAATCCTGTCTCTGGCTGAATGCGGCCAATGAAGTGGCTGTGGCTCATTTTCTGGAAGGAAAGATTCCCTTCAGTCTGATCGCCCGGATTCAGGGAGAAGTTCTTGAGCAGGCCCCGGTTTTTGAGGCTCGAACCCTTGATGAGATACGAAAATCAGGGAAAGCTGCCCGTAACAAAGCACAGGAACTTGCTGAGAAATATGCCGGAACGGAAGAGATTCCGGGCAATCCCAATCATAATGGCCAGATGGCGGCACCTGTTCCAGGTGGCGCCAGGAGGAATTAA
- a CDS encoding phosphatidate cytidylyltransferase produces MKNLFQRVAVGLVLVPLLVLLLLKGSSWALLVLILLVMFLAFSEYLSMMLPRGVSPVLPWVARICGIFLILDFYLSSQGAASEISPGDLLALLFLAILMVSISGRSRREGDLLPDVPAMLPILAGLVYIPYLLGYVLLLRALPEGGKLVLFVLGFTWAVDIFAYAVGKTMGKVKLSPALSPSKTKEGAVGGLAGGVIWTLLFHRMLIPGVALGDLLAISLLMGGVGQLGDLCESAFKRYAGVKDSGGLIPGHGGFLDKIDSLLFNAPVFYLFLVYWEGFSLKIWT; encoded by the coding sequence TTGAAGAACCTTTTTCAGCGGGTTGCTGTTGGATTGGTTCTTGTTCCGCTCCTTGTCCTTCTATTGCTGAAGGGCTCCAGCTGGGCGCTGCTTGTCCTGATCCTCCTCGTCATGTTCCTGGCTTTTTCCGAGTATTTGTCGATGATGTTGCCGCGTGGAGTCTCCCCTGTCCTCCCTTGGGTGGCCCGCATCTGCGGAATTTTTCTGATCCTCGATTTTTACCTCTCCTCCCAGGGAGCGGCTTCGGAGATTTCCCCTGGGGATCTTCTGGCGCTTTTGTTTCTGGCGATTCTGATGGTGTCGATTTCCGGGCGTTCCCGACGGGAAGGTGACCTTCTTCCTGATGTTCCGGCAATGCTCCCCATTCTTGCCGGACTGGTCTACATCCCGTATCTTCTGGGGTATGTCCTCCTTCTCAGGGCCCTTCCGGAGGGAGGGAAGCTTGTCCTGTTCGTTCTGGGATTCACTTGGGCGGTGGACATCTTTGCCTATGCTGTCGGAAAAACCATGGGAAAGGTCAAATTGTCGCCTGCCTTGTCTCCTTCTAAAACGAAGGAAGGGGCGGTGGGTGGTCTTGCCGGAGGTGTCATCTGGACCCTTCTTTTTCATCGGATGCTCATTCCGGGGGTTGCTTTGGGAGATCTGTTGGCGATCTCGCTTCTCATGGGTGGTGTCGGTCAGCTGGGGGATCTTTGCGAGTCGGCATTCAAACGATACGCCGGAGTGAAGGATTCCGGGGGGCTGATTCCCGGACATGGCGGTTTTCTGGACAAGATTGACAGTCTTCTCTTCAATGCGCCGGTTTTTTATTTGTTTTTGGTGTATTGGGAGGGGTTTTCGTTAAAAATCTGGACGTGA
- a CDS encoding isoprenyl transferase, with protein MKHTINAESPDSEKVDLSWLSNPPRHVAVIMDGNGRWATKRHLPRVMGHRAGAESVRRVVTASRQWNIPYLTLYAFSWENWTRPRLEVNALMALLEEFIDQEIQTMLNNSIRFSVVGARERLPESVFKKIRMAEDRTSACDRMVLTLALSYSGREEIVKAATAFARDVQKGILSPEDLSAERFSDYLDSRDLPPPDLLIRTSGEVRVSNFLLWQIAYTELHFTRTLWPDFSEEDYRRALMDYQERVRRFGRTGATPDEGAI; from the coding sequence ATGAAGCACACCATCAACGCCGAGTCTCCGGACAGCGAAAAAGTCGACCTTTCCTGGCTCTCGAATCCTCCCCGTCATGTCGCGGTCATTATGGACGGAAATGGCAGGTGGGCGACGAAAAGGCATCTGCCAAGGGTGATGGGCCATCGCGCAGGTGCCGAGAGCGTCAGGCGGGTTGTGACAGCCTCAAGGCAATGGAATATCCCGTATTTGACCCTCTATGCATTTTCGTGGGAAAATTGGACCAGACCACGTCTTGAAGTCAACGCATTGATGGCTCTCCTGGAGGAGTTTATTGATCAGGAGATACAGACAATGCTGAACAATTCCATCCGTTTTTCGGTTGTTGGAGCACGCGAGCGGCTCCCTGAGTCGGTTTTTAAAAAAATACGGATGGCGGAAGATCGTACTTCGGCCTGTGATCGTATGGTGTTAACGCTTGCGTTGTCTTATTCCGGGAGAGAAGAGATCGTAAAAGCGGCGACTGCATTTGCGAGGGATGTCCAGAAGGGGATTCTCTCTCCAGAAGATCTGTCAGCGGAACGTTTTTCAGATTATCTGGATTCCAGGGATCTCCCCCCGCCGGATCTTCTGATTCGGACGAGCGGTGAGGTCCGGGTCAGCAACTTCCTTTTGTGGCAGATCGCTTATACGGAACTGCATTTTACCAGGACCTTGTGGCCGGATTTCTCGGAAGAAGATTACCGTCGGGCATTGATGGATTATCAGGAAAGGGTTCGCCGTTTTGGCAGGACCGGGGCAACGCCTGATGAAGGCGCCATTTGA